A part of Rattus rattus isolate New Zealand chromosome 6, Rrattus_CSIRO_v1, whole genome shotgun sequence genomic DNA contains:
- the Foxi3 gene encoding forkhead box protein I3, whose protein sequence is MALYCGDNFVYSQPAAAAAPGAPPTSRAPYGLSDYAAPPAAAANPYLWLNGPGVGGPASAAGYLGAPPPPPGAAPGAFLQPPAAPGTFAGAQRGFTQPSAAAPASPAGSAAPGELGWLSMASREDLMKMVRPPYSYSALIAMAIQSAPERKLTLSHIYQFVADNFPFYQRSKAGWQNSIRHNLSLNDCFKKVPRDEDDPGKGNYWTLDPNCEKMFDNGNFRRKRRRRAEASSNLTVPSGTSKSDGQSSRLRVSGKLEGDSPSSMLRPSQSPEPPEGTKSTASSPGASTLTSTPCLNTFLSSFNTLSVNASSMSTQRTLPGSRRHPGGTQLPSSTTFPNTSIPDSSPDSVQLSTVGGGSQLSSYYSPFSGGSGDQSSPFGSPFYNFSMVNSLIYPRDGSDM, encoded by the exons ATGGCCCTGTATTGCGGAGACAACTTCGTATACTCTcagcccgccgccgccgccgcgcccGGTGCGCCCCCGACCTCCAGGGCACCCTATGGGCTATCCGACTACGCCGCACCTCCCGCTGCAGCCGCCAACCCCTACCTGTGGCTCAACGGGCCCGGCGTGGGCGGCCCGGCATCCGCTGCCGGCTACCTAGGGGCCCCGCCGCCGCCCCCCGGAGCAGCGCCCGGAGCCTTCCTGCAGCCGCCAGCCGCTCCCGGCACTTTCGCGGGCGCCCAGCGGGGCTTTACACAGCCCTCGGCGGCCGCACCTGCCTCGCCGGCCGGCTCCGCAGCCCCAGGCGAGCTGGGCTGGCTGTCGATGGCCAGCCGCGAGGACCTGATGAAGATGGTGCGGCCACCCTACTCGTACTCGGCGCTCATCGCTATGGCCATCCAGAGCGCGCCTGAGCGCAAGCTCACCCTCAGCCACATCTACCAGTTCGTCGCCGATAACTTCCCTTTCTACCAGCGCAGCAAGGCTGGCTGGCAGAACTCCATCCGCCACAACCTATCACTCAACGACTGCTTCAAGAAAGTGCCCCGCGATGAGGACGATCCAG GAAAAGGTAATTACTGGACTCTAGATCCAAACTGTGAGAAAATGTTCGACAATGGAAACTTCCGTCGGAAGCGAAGGCGTCGTGCGGAGGCCAGCAGCAACCTTACTGTGCCTTCAGGGACATCAAAATCAGACGGGCAGTCCTCAAGACTAAGAGTGAGTGGGAAGCTAGAAGGAGACAGCCCCTCTTCTATGCTGAGGCCATCTCAGTCACCAGAGCCTCCTGAGGGCACCAAGAGTACGGCCTCCTCTCCTGGAGCATCCACCCTCACCTCCACTCCATGCCTTAACACTTTCCTCAGCAGCTTCAACACCCTAAGTGTCAACGCCAGCAGCATGAGCACCCAGCGAACCCTCCCAGGCAGCCGTCGCCACCCCGGAGGGACCCAACTGCCCTCCAGCACCACATTCCCCAACACCTCCATCCCAGACAGCTCTCCAGACTCTGTGCAGCTGAGCACTGTGGGTGGGGGCAGCCAGCTGTCCTCCTACTACAGCCCTTTCTCTGGCGGCAGTGGGGACCAGAGTAGCCCCTTCGGCAGCCCTTTCTACAACTTCAGCATGGTCAACAGCCTCATCTACCCCCGGGATGGCTCTGACATGTAG